The proteins below come from a single Gammaproteobacteria bacterium genomic window:
- a CDS encoding NAD(P)-dependent oxidoreductase, giving the protein MIIVDTALKQREAENRPIRVGMVGAGFMGRGIALQILKYTPGMDLVAISNRSVEGAIRAYREADVDDTLCVDSVSSLDEAIEKGTYAVTDDSMLLCRSDHIEVLIEVTGAVEFGARVVMEAIENGKHVVIMNAELDGTIGPLLKTYADKAGVVYTNADGDQPGVILNLYRFVQGIGVKPVLCGNIKGLQDPYRNPTTQEGFARQWGQKAHMVTSFADGTKISFEQAIVANATGMRVAKRGMHGPTVEPGTPIKEAVNWYPLEDLIEGTGIVDYVVRAEPGPGVFVLGTHDHPQQQHYLNLYKLGEGPLYCFYTPYHLCHFEVPTTVARAALFNDGAIMPAGGPCVDVVTTAKIDLKAGQVLDGMGYYMTYGEAENADVCSAERLLPIGLAEGCRLKRNIPKDTTVTYDDVEVPQGRLVDQLRAEQNQLFFGNS; this is encoded by the coding sequence ATGATTATTGTGGACACAGCGCTGAAGCAGAGAGAGGCGGAGAATAGACCCATCAGGGTTGGGATGGTAGGTGCAGGTTTCATGGGGAGGGGAATCGCGTTACAGATTCTGAAATATACTCCTGGGATGGATTTGGTCGCGATTTCCAATCGGTCTGTCGAGGGTGCGATCAGGGCCTATCGGGAGGCGGATGTAGACGACACGCTGTGCGTGGATTCAGTCTCATCGCTGGACGAGGCCATAGAGAAAGGGACCTATGCCGTAACCGACGATTCTATGCTTCTTTGCCGGTCGGATCATATCGAGGTGCTAATTGAGGTGACAGGGGCGGTTGAGTTCGGTGCCCGTGTGGTGATGGAGGCCATCGAGAACGGCAAGCATGTCGTCATCATGAACGCGGAACTGGACGGTACGATCGGGCCATTGCTGAAGACCTATGCGGACAAGGCTGGCGTTGTTTACACGAATGCCGATGGTGACCAGCCCGGTGTCATTCTGAACCTCTATCGATTCGTTCAGGGCATCGGTGTCAAACCGGTGCTATGCGGCAACATCAAGGGCCTCCAGGACCCGTACCGTAATCCGACGACCCAGGAGGGATTTGCCAGGCAATGGGGTCAAAAGGCCCATATGGTGACCTCGTTCGCGGACGGGACCAAGATCTCTTTCGAGCAGGCCATCGTGGCGAATGCGACCGGTATGCGCGTGGCCAAACGCGGCATGCACGGGCCGACCGTCGAGCCGGGCACCCCGATCAAGGAGGCCGTGAACTGGTATCCACTCGAAGACCTCATCGAAGGCACGGGGATCGTCGATTACGTGGTTAGGGCGGAACCGGGCCCGGGGGTGTTTGTCCTCGGAACGCACGATCACCCGCAACAGCAGCACTATCTGAATCTGTACAAACTGGGAGAAGGCCCGCTGTATTGCTTCTATACACCCTATCACCTATGCCACTTCGAGGTCCCGACGACCGTAGCCCGCGCTGCATTGTTTAATGACGGCGCTATCATGCCTGCTGGAGGTCCCTGCGTCGACGTGGTCACGACCGCCAAGATCGATCTCAAGGCAGGGCAGGTACTGGACGGCATGGGATACTACATGACCTACGGAGAGGCGGAGAATGCGGATGTCTGTTCCGCGGAGAGACTCCTGCCAATAGGGCTAGCAGAGGGATGTAGGTTGAAACGGAATATTCCTAAAGACACCACAGTGACGTACGACGACGTGGAAGTCCCGCAAGGGCGTCTCGTGGACCAACTCCGGGCAGAACAGAACCAGTTGTTTTTCGGCAACTCGTAG
- a CDS encoding SDR family oxidoreductase has translation MQNILITGNMGYIGPTLVRTLKAGYPGVKIVGVDTGFFGHCLTGAEVLPETRIDVQYIRDVRDIELQFLRGVDSVVHLAAISNDPMGNAFENVTAEVNYRSSLRIAEMAKEAGVKSYVFASSCSVYGYAEGEARDENSELNPLTAYARSKINTEKSIQGLAEDSFVVTSLRFPTACGMSERLRLDLVLNDFVAAAVASRKIKILSDGTPWRPLIDIKDMSRAMNWAVSREASNGGAFLAVNVGRTEWNYQVRDLAEAVKEQMPDVELEINTEAQPDKRSYRVDFSLYKSLAPGHLPQVPLDQSIRELREGLERMGFDNQDFRNSQYMRLKVLNGLQERKLLGKELRWIA, from the coding sequence ATGCAGAACATCTTAATTACTGGAAACATGGGGTACATCGGTCCAACGCTGGTACGTACGCTAAAGGCGGGTTATCCGGGGGTGAAGATAGTGGGGGTAGACACGGGTTTTTTTGGTCACTGTCTTACGGGGGCCGAAGTGCTTCCGGAAACCCGAATCGATGTTCAGTACATCAGGGACGTTCGAGATATTGAACTGCAGTTCCTGCGAGGGGTGGACAGCGTTGTCCATCTGGCCGCTATCTCCAACGATCCTATGGGTAATGCGTTCGAGAACGTAACCGCCGAAGTCAATTACCGTTCCAGCCTACGGATTGCCGAGATGGCGAAAGAGGCGGGCGTGAAGTCCTACGTGTTCGCTTCCAGCTGCAGTGTATACGGTTACGCCGAGGGTGAGGCGCGAGATGAAAATTCTGAGTTAAACCCACTAACCGCCTATGCGAGATCAAAGATAAACACGGAAAAATCCATTCAAGGTCTGGCTGAAGACAGTTTCGTTGTCACCAGTCTGCGGTTTCCTACGGCTTGTGGTATGAGCGAACGCCTGCGTCTGGACCTGGTTCTAAATGATTTTGTAGCGGCCGCGGTCGCTTCGAGGAAGATCAAGATACTCAGTGACGGCACCCCGTGGCGCCCGCTAATCGACATCAAGGACATGAGCCGCGCGATGAATTGGGCCGTGAGCCGTGAAGCATCGAACGGCGGCGCTTTCCTGGCAGTCAACGTTGGAAGGACGGAGTGGAACTACCAGGTTCGAGATCTTGCGGAGGCCGTAAAGGAGCAGATGCCGGATGTGGAGCTGGAGATCAACACGGAAGCCCAACCGGACAAGCGCTCCTATCGAGTTGATTTCAGTCTGTACAAGTCGCTTGCCCCGGGTCACCTCCCTCAGGTACCGCTAGATCAATCGATTCGGGAATTGAGAGAGGGACTGGAGCGTATGGGGTTTGACAACCAGGACTTCCGGAACTCCCAATACATGCGGTTAAAGGTTCTGAACGGTCTGCAAGAAAGAAAACTTCTTGGCAAAGAATTGCGCTGGATCGCCTAA
- the lhgO gene encoding L-2-hydroxyglutarate oxidase, translating into MVTKAKRADFLVIGAGIIGINIAREIKRRNPGSSVVLLEKETVCGEHASGRNSGVLHAGFYYTADSLKARFTRDGNQALTEYCDDKGIFLNKCGKLVVASNESEDRLLDELLRRGATNGVALEELSAEEARRIEPRIKTYRRAIYSPTTSSADPLTVIQHMEQDARREGIDFRYGAGYVRRDGMKILTKSGDYVVGHLVNAAGLYADKVARDFGFSEDYAILPFKGIYLKSNEQKGAYKTHIYPVPDLEYPFLGVHFTITVDGITKIGPTAIPAFWRENYNGFNGFSLGEVVDIGLRSASLFTSSEFKFSRLAMTEIRKYSRNHLISLATKLATGVTESHFRDWGKPGIRAQLVNTKKRKLEMDFVLEGNSESTHVLNAVSPGWTCSIPFSAYVVDYIDRNLSTLT; encoded by the coding sequence ATGGTGACCAAGGCAAAACGAGCCGATTTCCTCGTCATCGGCGCAGGCATCATCGGAATCAACATAGCGCGTGAGATAAAACGTCGGAATCCGGGTTCCAGTGTTGTCCTCCTGGAAAAGGAAACCGTCTGCGGCGAACATGCCAGCGGTCGGAATAGCGGCGTGCTGCATGCTGGCTTTTACTACACGGCCGATAGTCTGAAGGCCAGATTTACTCGGGACGGAAATCAGGCCCTCACCGAGTATTGTGACGATAAAGGGATATTTCTCAACAAATGCGGCAAGCTTGTCGTCGCGTCTAATGAGTCGGAAGACAGGTTGCTGGATGAACTATTGAGGCGTGGAGCGACCAATGGTGTGGCGCTCGAGGAACTGAGCGCGGAGGAGGCACGGCGGATAGAACCGCGAATCAAGACCTACCGCAGAGCTATTTATTCGCCGACAACATCATCCGCCGATCCACTCACGGTGATCCAGCACATGGAGCAGGATGCCAGACGGGAAGGGATCGACTTCCGATACGGCGCTGGATATGTCAGGCGAGACGGAATGAAGATACTTACCAAATCTGGCGATTACGTGGTGGGTCATCTAGTGAATGCCGCTGGATTGTACGCCGACAAGGTGGCGCGCGATTTTGGTTTCTCCGAGGACTATGCGATCTTGCCGTTCAAAGGAATCTACCTGAAATCTAATGAACAGAAAGGGGCATACAAGACGCATATTTACCCAGTTCCGGATCTCGAATATCCGTTCCTCGGCGTCCATTTCACTATTACCGTTGATGGAATAACCAAAATCGGGCCTACTGCTATCCCTGCTTTCTGGCGCGAGAATTACAATGGGTTCAACGGGTTCAGTTTAGGTGAGGTTGTCGATATTGGTTTGCGTTCTGCATCGCTGTTTACCTCGTCCGAATTCAAATTTTCCAGGTTGGCGATGACGGAGATCCGGAAGTATTCACGCAACCATCTGATTTCACTGGCAACGAAATTGGCAACGGGAGTTACCGAGTCGCATTTCAGGGATTGGGGTAAGCCTGGCATTCGCGCACAATTGGTCAACACGAAGAAACGCAAACTGGAAATGGACTTCGTGTTGGAGGGAAATAGTGAGTCAACCCATGTGTTGAATGCTGTGTCGCCGGGATGGACGTGTTCAATCCCATTCTCCGCTTACGTTGTCGACTATATCGACCGTAATCTATCCACCTTGACCTGA
- the rfbF gene encoding glucose-1-phosphate cytidylyltransferase: MKAVILAGGLGTRLSEETSIRPKPMVEVGGMPILWHIMKIYYCHGISEFVICCGFMGYVIKEYFANYWLHRSDVTFTFDGEGKDTQIHKSGVEKWQVTLVDTGVATMTGGRLKRVRGYIGDETFCLTYGDGVGNINISEAVSFHRQQGRLATLTAVQPTGRFGAFTLAEGQNVIKHFREKPKEENAWINGGFFVLEPKVTDYIEGDSTVWEREPLDALVSDNQLSAYRHHGFWHPMDTLRDKNHLESIWDSGEAPWKIW; this comes from the coding sequence ATGAAGGCAGTGATACTTGCCGGTGGGTTGGGCACTCGGCTGTCGGAAGAAACTTCGATTCGGCCTAAACCAATGGTCGAAGTGGGCGGGATGCCGATTCTCTGGCATATTATGAAAATTTACTATTGCCATGGTATTAGTGAATTCGTTATTTGTTGTGGATTCATGGGATATGTTATCAAAGAGTATTTCGCCAATTATTGGCTTCACAGGTCGGACGTGACTTTCACGTTTGACGGGGAGGGTAAGGATACACAAATCCACAAGAGTGGGGTTGAAAAGTGGCAGGTCACTTTGGTGGACACGGGGGTGGCAACCATGACTGGCGGCCGTTTAAAAAGGGTGAGGGGTTACATTGGCGACGAGACATTCTGTTTGACCTATGGAGATGGTGTCGGAAACATCAATATTAGTGAGGCCGTAAGCTTTCATAGGCAGCAGGGTAGACTAGCGACCCTTACCGCAGTTCAACCCACCGGTCGGTTTGGAGCTTTTACTCTCGCAGAAGGGCAGAACGTGATAAAGCATTTTCGTGAGAAGCCGAAGGAAGAAAATGCTTGGATCAATGGAGGTTTTTTCGTCCTGGAGCCGAAGGTAACGGATTACATCGAAGGTGATTCCACGGTCTGGGAGAGGGAACCACTGGACGCGTTGGTATCGGACAATCAGCTCAGCGCATATCGACATCATGGATTCTGGCACCCCATGGACACGCTGAGAGACAAGAACCACCTGGAAAGCATTTGGGATAGTGGTGAAGCTCCCTGGAAGATATGGTGA
- the msrB gene encoding peptide-methionine (R)-S-oxide reductase MsrB, whose amino-acid sequence MKPSILSAILIAVLGAVGAIVVIAGSQGKPVDKGDLSERLTPLQYKVTQDDGTERPFDNEYWDNKEPGIYVDIVSGEPLFSSLDKFKSGTGWPSFTRPLESGNIVIRKDRSFFMVREEVRSAQADSHLGHVFDDGPQPTGLRYCINSASLRFIPVADLEKEGYGEFRALFEQ is encoded by the coding sequence ATGAAGCCAAGCATCCTTTCGGCAATACTGATCGCCGTTTTGGGGGCGGTTGGAGCGATCGTCGTAATCGCCGGCTCGCAGGGGAAGCCGGTTGACAAGGGCGATCTCAGCGAGAGACTCACGCCGCTGCAGTACAAGGTGACGCAGGATGACGGCACCGAGCGGCCCTTCGACAACGAATACTGGGACAATAAGGAACCCGGGATCTACGTGGACATCGTTTCCGGCGAACCCCTGTTCAGTTCGCTCGACAAATTCAAGTCCGGCACAGGCTGGCCAAGTTTTACCCGACCGCTCGAGAGCGGGAACATCGTGATCAGGAAGGACCGGAGTTTTTTCATGGTGCGCGAGGAGGTTCGCAGCGCTCAGGCCGACTCTCACCTCGGTCACGTCTTCGACGACGGCCCGCAGCCCACCGGATTACGTTACTGCATCAACTCCGCGTCGCTGCGGTTCATTCCGGTGGCGGACCTGGAGAAAGAGGGTTACGGAGAGTTCCGGGCGCTGTTCGAGCAATGA
- a CDS encoding GDSL-type esterase/lipase family protein, protein LVVIEAEHFDASTPRAGHEWLLKTSPGGFEGEGSMLAAPEDSAKVTANYNANSPRLDYQINFTETGTHYIWVLGYGPTSSSDSVHVGLDSDEIASAAGIGPFDPEDNWVWEDRGGASIQIASPGVHTLNLWMRESGISVDRILLTTDPSFIPGPGLAESPRGSACGSAPTVEITSPVAGDFQSKTDLFVTTRTCLEGASHSGWGIRVRADGGPSAGGSEAFAYTSPWSVTLFGLALAEHVIDADVVDESGNPVAGSQTHDQVSQIGIGDGYLAIGDSVTLGVGDDDPSDDTSQDGRVTGGGFAPILNDLLSSPPTKGYPHRIINNGVGGETSAGGLQELPGVLSAHPDADRVLIMYGMNDARPWLPVPSGLGLSPGDGGYPGTYKDNMQQIVDLVNADGREAMLATVNIALGDSTNTTPYPDPNLGARSVLIQEYNDVVDELVADNANGINVTPPNFYSHFEVNHPTEYSDNIHPNGAGYDSMADLWFNALTQ, encoded by the coding sequence CTGGTGGTGATCGAGGCCGAGCACTTCGACGCCAGTACGCCTCGGGCCGGTCACGAGTGGCTGCTGAAGACCTCCCCGGGCGGTTTCGAGGGCGAGGGTTCCATGCTTGCCGCGCCGGAGGATTCGGCCAAGGTCACCGCCAACTACAACGCCAACAGCCCGCGACTGGACTATCAGATAAACTTCACCGAAACCGGCACACACTATATCTGGGTGCTGGGATACGGGCCCACGAGCAGCTCGGATTCGGTCCACGTGGGTCTCGACAGTGACGAGATCGCTTCCGCAGCCGGTATCGGGCCCTTCGATCCGGAGGATAACTGGGTCTGGGAGGACAGGGGTGGAGCCAGCATCCAGATCGCCTCGCCAGGCGTCCACACCCTGAACCTGTGGATGCGTGAGTCCGGCATCTCCGTCGATCGCATCCTGCTGACCACCGACCCGTCCTTCATCCCCGGTCCGGGCCTGGCCGAGAGTCCTCGTGGCAGCGCCTGCGGATCGGCGCCGACGGTGGAGATAACGTCTCCCGTTGCGGGAGATTTCCAGAGCAAGACGGACCTGTTCGTCACGACCCGGACCTGTCTCGAAGGCGCTTCACATTCGGGCTGGGGAATCCGGGTGAGGGCTGACGGCGGACCCAGCGCCGGGGGATCGGAGGCCTTTGCCTATACCTCACCATGGTCGGTCACGCTGTTCGGGCTCGCCCTAGCGGAGCACGTGATCGACGCGGACGTCGTGGACGAATCCGGCAACCCTGTCGCCGGCAGCCAGACGCACGACCAGGTCAGCCAGATCGGGATCGGCGACGGCTATCTCGCCATCGGCGACAGCGTTACCCTCGGCGTCGGGGATGACGACCCGAGCGACGACACCTCGCAGGACGGCAGGGTCACCGGCGGCGGCTTCGCTCCGATCCTTAACGACCTGCTGAGCAGCCCCCCGACCAAGGGATATCCCCACCGTATCATCAATAATGGTGTAGGTGGTGAAACCTCCGCAGGCGGGCTTCAGGAACTGCCGGGTGTGCTGAGCGCACACCCGGATGCGGACCGCGTCCTGATCATGTACGGCATGAATGACGCCCGCCCCTGGCTACCCGTTCCCAGCGGTCTGGGGTTGTCACCCGGTGATGGCGGATATCCCGGCACCTACAAGGACAACATGCAGCAGATTGTTGACCTCGTGAACGCCGACGGCCGTGAGGCAATGCTGGCCACGGTCAACATCGCTCTCGGTGACAGCACGAACACGACGCCGTATCCTGACCCCAACCTCGGAGCCCGCAGCGTCCTGATCCAGGAATACAATGATGTGGTGGACGAACTGGTAGCCGACAACGCGAACGGAATCAATGTGACACCACCGAACTTCTACAGCCATTTCGAGGTGAATCACCCGACAGAGTACTCGGACAATATCCACCCCAATGGCGCGGGGTACGACTCGATGGCCGATCTCTGGTTCAATGCATTGACACAATAA
- the msrA gene encoding peptide-methionine (S)-S-oxide reductase MsrA yields the protein MRKIQAMWHLAGITLAGTIALISSAQADEARFQVATFAGGCFWCMEGPFDRVDGVVETVSGYTGGHVQDPTYEQVSAGGTGHAEAVQVTYDPDKVSYRELLEVFWHNIDPTVKNRQFCDSGNQYRSAIFYHDAQQKALAERSVQEVAEPALGGREIHTEIVEASTFYPAEDYHQDYYKKNPIRYKYYRYRCGRDQRLEELWGEAGAEGHSWKSGS from the coding sequence ATGAGAAAGATTCAAGCCATGTGGCACCTGGCCGGCATCACGCTCGCGGGTACAATCGCGCTGATCTCGTCGGCCCAGGCCGACGAGGCCAGATTCCAGGTCGCCACGTTCGCAGGAGGATGCTTCTGGTGCATGGAGGGACCCTTCGACCGGGTCGACGGCGTGGTCGAGACGGTATCCGGTTACACCGGCGGACATGTGCAGGACCCGACGTACGAGCAGGTCTCGGCGGGGGGGACCGGTCACGCCGAGGCCGTACAGGTAACCTATGACCCGGACAAGGTCAGTTACCGGGAGCTCCTCGAGGTCTTCTGGCATAACATCGATCCGACGGTGAAGAATCGCCAGTTCTGTGATAGCGGCAATCAATACCGTTCGGCGATCTTCTATCACGACGCGCAGCAGAAGGCGTTGGCCGAGCGCAGCGTCCAGGAAGTGGCCGAGCCTGCGCTCGGCGGGCGCGAGATCCACACGGAGATCGTGGAGGCCTCGACTTTCTATCCCGCCGAGGACTACCATCAGGACTACTACAAAAAGAACCCAATCCGTTACAAGTACTACCGCTATCGTTGCGGGCGTGACCAGCGTCTCGAGGAACTCTGGGGTGAGGCTGGCGCGGAAGGGCATTCCTGGAAGAGCGGGTCGTGA
- the rfbC gene encoding dTDP-4-dehydrorhamnose 3,5-epimerase, which yields MKFDETKFKGAFIIDIQELGDERGFFARAWCKREMQEHGLSADLAQANVSLSTKKGTMRGMHYQISPHEESKLVRCTRGSLYDVIVDLREDSPTFKDWIGVELTADNHRMLFVPEGFAHGFVTLEDDTEAYYMVTEFYTPGAEQGLRYNDPALGIEWPVTVSVISDKDASWPDFEG from the coding sequence ATGAAGTTTGACGAGACCAAATTCAAGGGTGCCTTTATCATCGATATCCAGGAACTGGGGGATGAAAGAGGTTTTTTCGCCAGAGCCTGGTGCAAGCGGGAAATGCAGGAACATGGTTTGTCGGCGGATCTCGCGCAGGCCAACGTTTCCCTGAGCACAAAAAAGGGCACAATGCGGGGCATGCATTACCAGATCAGTCCCCACGAGGAGTCGAAACTGGTACGTTGCACGCGCGGGTCCCTTTATGACGTCATCGTCGATCTTCGTGAAGACTCCCCGACATTTAAGGATTGGATAGGTGTAGAACTTACCGCGGATAACCATCGGATGTTGTTCGTGCCTGAAGGCTTTGCTCACGGATTCGTGACCTTGGAGGACGACACCGAAGCCTATTATATGGTGACGGAGTTCTATACGCCTGGTGCCGAACAGGGTTTGCGCTACAACGACCCGGCCCTGGGAATCGAGTGGCCGGTCACGGTCTCCGTTATCTCCGATAAAGATGCATCTTGGCCGGACTTTGAGGGTTAA